In Vibrio japonicus, one DNA window encodes the following:
- a CDS encoding L-cystine transporter, which translates to MSVAAVVSLAVFAGILFLLFGQQRKENTLSRLVLFGLVLGSAFGFALQLIFGEGSPVINETLEWVNVVGRGYVGLLKMVIMPLVLVSMIAAVVKLEKGGSLGKISALTISILLITTAISAIVAIFVTQMFGLTAEGLTEGARETARIAVLESRAGTVSDLTIPQMLVSFIPTNPFADLTGARSTSIIAVVIFGVLTGIAARKVMAEKEELESPIRTFVEAAQSIVMRLVKMIMALTPYGIAALMAKVVATSSASDILNLLGFIVASYVAIALMFVVHGVLVAFFGVNPKEFFQKIMPVLTFAFTSRSSAASIPLNVEAQIEKLNVPPAIANLSASFGATIGQNGCAGIYPAMLAVMVAPMVGIDPMEINFILSLVAIIVVSSFGIAGVGGGATFAALIVLPAMGLPVTIAALLISIEPLIDMARTALNVSGSMTAGMITSRIMGKKATEEELETQKA; encoded by the coding sequence TTCAGCTTATCTTCGGTGAAGGCAGCCCAGTTATTAACGAAACTCTAGAATGGGTGAACGTTGTTGGTCGCGGATACGTTGGCCTACTAAAAATGGTTATCATGCCATTAGTTCTTGTTTCTATGATCGCAGCGGTTGTGAAACTGGAAAAAGGCGGTTCACTTGGCAAGATTTCAGCACTGACCATTTCGATCTTACTTATCACGACTGCAATCTCAGCTATTGTCGCTATTTTTGTTACCCAAATGTTTGGTCTAACCGCAGAGGGACTAACCGAAGGTGCGCGTGAAACGGCACGTATCGCGGTACTAGAAAGCCGCGCAGGTACCGTTAGCGACCTAACAATCCCACAAATGCTGGTGAGCTTTATTCCAACGAACCCATTTGCAGATCTAACAGGCGCTCGTTCAACTTCGATTATTGCTGTTGTTATCTTTGGTGTTCTAACCGGTATTGCTGCTCGTAAAGTAATGGCTGAGAAAGAAGAACTAGAGAGTCCGATTCGCACATTTGTAGAAGCTGCTCAGTCTATCGTGATGCGCCTGGTTAAAATGATCATGGCACTGACGCCGTATGGTATTGCAGCGCTGATGGCAAAAGTTGTAGCAACATCAAGCGCAAGTGACATCCTGAATCTACTTGGTTTTATCGTCGCTTCATACGTAGCGATTGCACTTATGTTCGTTGTACACGGCGTTCTAGTGGCATTCTTCGGTGTTAACCCGAAAGAGTTCTTCCAAAAAATTATGCCAGTACTGACATTTGCCTTTACCTCTCGTAGCTCAGCGGCGTCTATTCCACTAAACGTTGAAGCACAAATCGAGAAGCTGAATGTTCCACCTGCTATTGCAAACCTATCTGCCTCTTTCGGTGCGACAATCGGCCAAAACGGTTGTGCAGGTATCTACCCTGCAATGCTAGCGGTCATGGTTGCGCCAATGGTTGGCATTGATCCAATGGAGATCAACTTTATCCTTTCACTTGTAGCCATCATCGTTGTGAGCTCATTTGGTATCGCTGGTGTAGGTGGCGGCGCAACATTCGCAGCGCTTATCGTACTCCCTGCGATGGGCTTACCTGTGACGATCGCAGCACTGCTTATCTCGATTGAACCACTTATCGACATGGCGCGCACGGCGTTGAACGTATCAGGCTCAATGACAGCAGGTATGATCACAAGCCGCATCATGGGCAAGAAAGCAACGGAAGAAGAGCTAGAAACGCAAAAAGCGTAA